One window from the genome of Streptomyces sp. NBC_00708 encodes:
- the hisC gene encoding histidinol-phosphate transaminase, whose protein sequence is MSETSPKLRAELDGVPAYVPGKPASADGPAAFKLSSNENPYPPLPGVMETALASAAHFNRYPDMACTGLMNELSDRFGVPVSHLATGTGSVGVAQQLLQATSGPGDEVIYAWRSFEAYPIITQVSGATSVKVPLTDGEVHDLDAMADAITDRTRLIFVCNPNNPTGTVVRRAELERFLDRVPSDVLVVLDEAYKEFIRDVEVPDGIEIYRDRPNVAVLRTFSKAYGLAGLRVGFAVAHEPVAAALRKTAVPFGVSQLAQDAAVASLRAEDELLGRVGSLVCERDRVYATLARQGWTVPESQANFVWLRLGDRTLDFAAACEKAGVVVRPFAGEGVRVTIGENEANDLFLKVTESYRREL, encoded by the coding sequence GTGAGCGAGACGAGCCCCAAGCTGCGTGCCGAGCTGGACGGCGTTCCCGCCTATGTGCCGGGCAAACCGGCGTCGGCGGACGGACCGGCCGCGTTCAAGCTGTCCTCCAATGAGAACCCGTATCCGCCGCTGCCGGGAGTGATGGAGACCGCCCTCGCCTCGGCGGCGCACTTCAACCGCTACCCGGACATGGCGTGCACGGGTCTGATGAACGAGCTGTCCGACCGTTTCGGTGTGCCCGTCTCGCACCTGGCTACCGGTACGGGCTCGGTCGGTGTGGCCCAGCAGCTGCTGCAGGCCACCTCGGGCCCGGGTGACGAGGTGATCTACGCCTGGCGCTCCTTCGAGGCGTACCCGATCATCACGCAGGTCAGCGGCGCGACCTCGGTGAAGGTGCCGCTGACCGACGGTGAGGTGCACGACCTGGATGCGATGGCGGACGCGATCACCGACCGGACGCGGCTGATCTTCGTCTGCAACCCGAACAACCCGACCGGCACCGTCGTGCGCCGGGCCGAGCTGGAACGGTTCCTCGACCGGGTGCCGAGCGATGTGCTCGTGGTGCTGGACGAGGCGTACAAGGAATTCATCCGCGATGTCGAGGTCCCCGACGGCATCGAGATCTACCGGGACCGCCCCAATGTGGCGGTGCTGCGGACGTTCTCCAAGGCGTACGGCCTGGCGGGGCTGCGGGTCGGCTTCGCGGTGGCCCATGAGCCGGTGGCGGCGGCGCTGCGCAAGACGGCGGTGCCGTTCGGTGTCAGCCAGCTCGCCCAGGATGCGGCGGTGGCCTCGCTGCGCGCCGAGGACGAGCTGCTCGGCCGGGTCGGCTCGCTGGTGTGCGAGCGGGACCGGGTGTACGCGACCCTGGCGCGTCAGGGCTGGACCGTGCCCGAGTCCCAGGCGAACTTCGTCTGGCTGCGGCTGGGGGACCGGACGCTGGACTTCGCGGCGGCCTGCGAGAAGGCCGGCGTGGTGGTCCGGCCGTTCGCGGGCGAGGGTGTGCGCGTCACGATCGGTGAGAACGAGGCGAACGACCTGTTCCTGAAGGTGACGGAGTCGTACCGCAGGGAGCTGTAG
- a CDS encoding metallophosphoesterase: MTQGAGQEPVVRTATLRDFRVPPYAQSPAPPASPQPGSAFPEGYTPTARDLPVISVDKPAQVQPVPEPRPAANPGLGPLYVVGDVHGYLDELLAALAEQGLIDAEGRWAAGNARLWFLGDFTDRGPDGIGVIDLVMRLSAEAAAAGGYCKALMGNHELLLIGAKRFGDTPVNSGAGTATFQAAWLLNGGQKTDMERLQDVHLQWMSRLDAVVEEDEHLLMHSDTTAYLDYGSTIEDVNDTVHAILTRNDADECWDLFRKLTKRFAFRDDSGAEAVQELMAAYGGRRVVHGHSPIPYLTGEVGSEDGEDGAGPQVDGPHVYADGLAIAMDGGVTMAGKLLVVQLPLHD; the protein is encoded by the coding sequence ATGACACAGGGGGCCGGTCAGGAACCCGTGGTGCGGACGGCGACGTTGCGCGACTTCCGCGTACCGCCCTATGCGCAGTCCCCTGCGCCGCCCGCCTCGCCGCAACCCGGAAGCGCTTTCCCGGAGGGGTACACCCCGACGGCGCGCGACCTTCCCGTCATCAGCGTCGACAAACCCGCCCAGGTGCAGCCCGTGCCCGAACCGCGCCCCGCAGCCAACCCGGGGCTCGGCCCCCTGTACGTGGTCGGCGACGTCCACGGCTACCTGGACGAGCTGCTCGCCGCGCTCGCCGAGCAGGGCCTGATCGACGCCGAGGGCCGCTGGGCCGCCGGCAACGCGCGCCTCTGGTTCCTCGGCGACTTCACCGACCGGGGCCCCGACGGCATCGGCGTCATCGACCTGGTCATGCGCCTCTCCGCCGAGGCCGCGGCCGCGGGCGGCTACTGCAAGGCCCTGATGGGCAACCACGAGCTGCTGCTCATCGGCGCCAAGCGGTTCGGGGACACCCCCGTGAACTCCGGCGCGGGCACCGCCACCTTCCAGGCCGCCTGGCTGCTCAACGGCGGCCAGAAGACGGACATGGAGCGCCTCCAGGACGTCCACCTCCAGTGGATGTCCCGGCTCGACGCGGTCGTCGAGGAGGACGAGCACCTCCTGATGCACTCGGACACGACGGCGTACCTCGACTACGGCTCCACCATCGAGGACGTCAATGACACGGTGCACGCCATTCTCACGCGCAACGACGCCGACGAGTGCTGGGACCTGTTCCGCAAGCTCACCAAGCGGTTCGCCTTCCGTGACGACTCGGGCGCCGAGGCCGTCCAGGAGCTGATGGCGGCCTACGGCGGCCGACGCGTCGTCCATGGTCACAGCCCCATTCCGTACCTGACGGGCGAGGTCGGATCGGAGGACGGCGAGGACGGCGCGGGTCCCCAGGTCGACGGTCCCCATGTGTACGCGGACGGGCTCGCCATCGCCATGGACGGCGGGGTGACCATGGCCGGAAAGCTACTGGTCGTCCAACTGCCGCTGCATGACTGA
- the cydB gene encoding cytochrome d ubiquinol oxidase subunit II: MELHDVWFVLIAVLWTGYFFLEGFDFGIGVLTKLLARNRKERRVLINTIGPVWDGNEVWLLSAGGATFAAFPEWYATLFSGFYLPLLLILLCLIVRGVAFEYRAKRPEEKWQTNWEHAIFWTSLIPAVLWGVAFGNIVRGVKIDAHMEYTGNVLDLLNPYALLGGLVTLTLFTFHGAVFAGLKTTGEIRARARGMALKLGAVTAVVALAFLIWTQLDNGNGRSLVAMAVAAVALVGAIAMIAAGREGWSFALSGVAIAAAVAMLFLTLFPNVMPSSLNDAWSLTVTNASSSPYTLKIMTWCAGIATPVVLLYQGWTYWVFRKRIGTQHIADAH, translated from the coding sequence ATGGAACTCCACGACGTCTGGTTCGTGCTCATCGCCGTCCTGTGGACCGGCTACTTCTTCCTGGAGGGGTTCGACTTCGGGATCGGTGTCCTCACCAAGCTGCTGGCCCGGAACCGCAAGGAACGGCGGGTGCTGATCAACACGATCGGCCCGGTCTGGGACGGAAACGAGGTCTGGCTGCTCAGCGCCGGCGGAGCGACCTTCGCCGCGTTCCCCGAGTGGTACGCCACGCTGTTCTCCGGCTTCTACTTGCCGCTCCTGCTGATCCTGCTCTGTCTGATCGTCCGCGGCGTCGCCTTCGAGTACCGGGCGAAGCGGCCGGAGGAGAAGTGGCAGACCAACTGGGAGCACGCGATCTTCTGGACCTCGCTGATCCCCGCCGTGCTGTGGGGCGTGGCCTTCGGCAACATCGTGCGGGGCGTGAAGATCGACGCGCACATGGAGTACACGGGCAACGTTCTGGATCTGCTCAACCCCTACGCGCTCCTCGGCGGCCTGGTCACCCTTACCCTCTTCACCTTCCATGGCGCGGTGTTCGCCGGGCTGAAGACGACGGGGGAGATCCGGGCCCGCGCAAGGGGGATGGCCCTGAAGCTGGGCGCTGTCACGGCGGTGGTCGCGCTCGCCTTCCTCATCTGGACCCAGCTCGACAACGGGAACGGCCGGAGCCTGGTCGCGATGGCCGTCGCCGCGGTGGCGCTGGTCGGGGCGATCGCGATGATCGCGGCGGGGCGTGAGGGCTGGTCCTTCGCGCTTTCCGGCGTGGCCATCGCCGCAGCGGTCGCCATGTTGTTCCTGACGCTCTTCCCGAACGTCATGCCTTCCTCGCTGAACGACGCCTGGAGCCTCACGGTCACCAACGCCTCGTCCAGCCCGTACACGCTGAAGATCATGACCTGGTGCGCCGGGATCGCCACCCCGGTGGTGCTGCTCTACCAGGGGTGGACGTACTGGGTGTTCCGCAAGCGGATCGGTACCCAGCACATCGCCGATGCGCACTGA
- the thiC gene encoding phosphomethylpyrimidine synthase ThiC: protein MTTSDTRTPASHQGDEAGKSIGWHKGYVQGPRPDIRVPVRQVHLTNGKDVTLYDTSGPYTDPATATDVRRGLAPLRENWIIARSDTEEYAGRPARPEDDGLKHTSPRGGLRNLDAVFPGRPRRPRRSRGGRPVTQLAYARRGEITPEMEYVAVRENVAAEVVREEIAAGRAVLPANVNHPETEPMIIGKRFLVKVNANIGNSAVTSSIEEEVDKMTWATRWGADTVMDLSTGRNIHTTREWVLRNSPVPIGTVPLYQALEKVDGRAEELTWEIYKDTVIEQAEQGVDYMTVHAGVRLPYVPLTARRKTGIVSRGGSIMAAWCLAHHKESFLYEHFEELCEILAAYDVTYSLGDGLRPGSIADANDEAQFAELRTLGELNTIAKRFGVQTMIEGPGHVPMHKIKENIDLQQEICEEAPFYTLGPLTTDIAPAYDHITSGIGAAMIAWWGTAMLCYVTPKEHLGLPNRDDVKTGVITYKIAAHAADLAKGHPGAQEWDDALSDARFEFRWEDQFNLALDPDTAREFHDETLPAEPAKTAHFCSMCGPKFCSMKISHSISEQFGAQDGADATAEEVAEGMLRKSREFAASGNRVYLPLAD, encoded by the coding sequence ATGACCACATCGGACACACGCACGCCTGCCTCCCATCAGGGCGACGAGGCCGGGAAGTCCATCGGCTGGCACAAGGGATACGTCCAGGGCCCGCGCCCGGACATCCGGGTGCCGGTCCGCCAGGTGCACCTCACGAACGGCAAGGACGTGACGCTGTACGACACGTCGGGGCCGTACACCGATCCCGCGACCGCCACCGACGTCCGCCGCGGACTCGCCCCGCTCCGGGAGAACTGGATCATCGCCCGCAGCGACACCGAGGAGTACGCGGGCCGCCCCGCCCGCCCCGAGGACGACGGGCTCAAGCACACCTCGCCACGAGGTGGACTGCGCAACCTGGACGCGGTCTTCCCCGGCCGCCCGCGCCGGCCCCGGCGCAGCCGGGGCGGCCGGCCCGTCACCCAGCTCGCGTACGCCCGGCGGGGTGAGATCACCCCGGAGATGGAGTACGTCGCGGTCCGGGAGAACGTGGCGGCGGAGGTGGTGCGCGAGGAGATCGCCGCAGGCCGCGCGGTGCTGCCCGCCAACGTCAACCACCCGGAGACCGAACCGATGATCATCGGAAAGCGGTTCCTGGTGAAGGTGAACGCGAACATCGGCAACTCCGCGGTGACGTCCTCCATCGAGGAGGAGGTGGACAAGATGACGTGGGCGACCCGGTGGGGCGCGGACACGGTCATGGACCTTTCCACCGGCCGCAACATCCACACCACCCGTGAGTGGGTTCTTCGCAATTCACCCGTACCGATCGGAACCGTCCCCCTCTACCAGGCCCTCGAAAAGGTCGACGGCCGGGCGGAGGAACTGACCTGGGAGATCTACAAGGACACCGTCATCGAGCAGGCCGAACAGGGCGTCGACTACATGACGGTGCACGCCGGCGTACGCCTGCCGTATGTGCCGCTCACCGCTCGCCGCAAGACCGGCATCGTCTCCCGCGGCGGCTCGATCATGGCCGCGTGGTGCCTCGCGCACCACAAGGAATCGTTCCTGTACGAGCACTTCGAGGAGCTTTGCGAGATCCTCGCCGCGTACGACGTCACGTACTCGCTGGGTGACGGACTGCGCCCCGGGTCGATCGCGGACGCCAACGACGAGGCCCAGTTCGCCGAACTGCGCACGCTCGGCGAGCTGAACACGATCGCCAAGAGGTTCGGGGTGCAGACCATGATCGAGGGACCGGGCCATGTCCCGATGCACAAGATCAAGGAGAACATCGACCTCCAGCAGGAGATCTGCGAGGAGGCGCCGTTCTACACGCTGGGCCCGCTGACCACCGACATCGCGCCTGCGTACGACCACATCACCTCGGGCATCGGCGCCGCGATGATCGCTTGGTGGGGGACGGCGATGCTCTGTTACGTGACGCCCAAGGAGCACCTCGGGCTGCCGAACCGGGACGATGTGAAGACCGGGGTCATCACGTACAAGATCGCGGCCCACGCCGCCGACCTGGCCAAGGGGCACCCGGGCGCGCAGGAGTGGGACGACGCGCTGTCCGACGCCCGGTTCGAGTTCCGCTGGGAGGACCAGTTCAACCTGGCGCTCGACCCGGACACGGCGCGGGAGTTCCACGACGAGACCTTGCCGGCCGAACCCGCCAAGACGGCGCACTTCTGCTCGATGTGCGGTCCGAAGTTCTGCTCGATGAAGATCAGCCACAGCATCAGCGAGCAGTTCGGCGCGCAGGACGGTGCGGACGCGACGGCCGAGGAGGTCGCCGAGGGCATGCTGCGCAAGTCGCGGGAGTTCGCGGCGAGCGGGAACCGGGTCTACCTGCCGCTGGCCGACTGA
- a CDS encoding cytochrome ubiquinol oxidase subunit I: protein MELALAPETLARWQFGTTTVYHFLFVPLTISLAALTAGLQTAWVRTNKEKYLRATKFWGKLFLINIAMGVVTGIVQEFQFGMNWSDYSRFVGDIFGAPLAFEALIAFFFESTFIGLWIFGWDKLPKKIHLACIWMVSLGTILSAYFILAANSWMQHPVGYRINKERGRAELTDFWHVLTQNTALTQFFHTITAAFLVGGAFMVGIAAFHLARKKHIPVMRTSLRLGLITVVISGLLTAVSGDQLGKVMFKQQPMKMAAAEALWDGQNSAPFSIFAYGDVSKGHNSVEISIPGVLSFLADDDFHSYVPGINDINKAEQERFGPGDYRPNIPVAFWSFRWMIGFGMASFGLGILGLWLTRKKLMLPEAMRTGEDEVPNLVLFKNKALSPRLARCYWIVALWTLLFPLIANSWGWIFTEMGRQPWVVYGVLQTRDAVSPGVSQGEVLTSLIVFTVLYAVLAVIEVRLLLKYIKAGPPELTDDDLNPPTRIGGDHEDADRPMAFSY, encoded by the coding sequence GTGGAGCTAGCTCTGGCGCCGGAGACCCTGGCGCGATGGCAGTTCGGTACGACGACCGTCTACCACTTCCTCTTCGTTCCTCTGACGATCTCTCTCGCGGCGCTCACCGCCGGCCTGCAGACCGCCTGGGTGCGGACGAACAAGGAGAAGTACCTCAGGGCCACCAAGTTCTGGGGAAAGCTCTTCCTGATCAACATCGCGATGGGTGTCGTCACCGGCATCGTCCAGGAGTTCCAGTTCGGCATGAACTGGTCCGACTACTCGCGATTCGTCGGTGACATCTTCGGGGCCCCGCTCGCCTTCGAGGCCCTGATCGCGTTCTTCTTCGAATCCACCTTCATCGGCCTGTGGATCTTCGGCTGGGACAAGCTGCCGAAGAAGATCCACCTCGCCTGCATCTGGATGGTGTCCCTCGGCACCATCCTGTCCGCCTACTTCATCCTGGCGGCCAACTCCTGGATGCAGCACCCGGTCGGCTACCGCATCAACAAGGAACGCGGACGCGCCGAGCTCACCGACTTCTGGCACGTGCTCACGCAGAACACCGCGCTCACCCAGTTCTTCCACACCATCACCGCCGCCTTCCTGGTCGGCGGGGCGTTCATGGTCGGGATCGCGGCCTTCCACCTGGCCCGCAAGAAGCACATCCCGGTGATGCGGACCTCGCTGCGGCTGGGACTGATCACCGTGGTGATCTCCGGCCTCCTGACCGCTGTCAGCGGTGACCAGCTCGGCAAGGTGATGTTCAAGCAGCAGCCGATGAAGATGGCGGCGGCCGAGGCGCTGTGGGACGGACAGAACTCCGCGCCGTTCTCGATCTTCGCCTACGGGGACGTCAGCAAGGGCCACAACTCGGTGGAGATCTCCATCCCCGGGGTGCTGTCCTTCCTCGCCGACGACGACTTCCACTCGTACGTGCCCGGCATCAACGACATCAACAAGGCGGAGCAGGAGCGCTTCGGCCCCGGTGACTACCGGCCGAACATCCCCGTGGCCTTCTGGAGCTTCCGGTGGATGATCGGCTTCGGCATGGCCTCCTTCGGTCTCGGCATCCTCGGACTGTGGCTCACCCGGAAGAAGTTGATGCTGCCGGAGGCGATGCGCACGGGCGAGGACGAGGTGCCGAACCTGGTCCTCTTCAAGAACAAGGCGCTCAGCCCACGCCTGGCCCGGTGCTACTGGATCGTGGCGTTGTGGACCCTGCTCTTCCCGCTGATCGCCAACTCCTGGGGCTGGATCTTCACCGAGATGGGCCGTCAGCCCTGGGTGGTCTACGGCGTGCTCCAGACCCGTGACGCGGTCTCCCCCGGTGTCTCCCAGGGTGAGGTGCTCACCTCGCTGATCGTCTTCACCGTGCTCTACGCGGTGCTCGCCGTGATCGAGGTCCGGCTCCTCCTGAAGTACATCAAGGCAGGGCCCCCGGAGCTCACGGACGACGACCTCAACCCGCCCACCCGGATCGGCGGCGATCACGAAGACGCCGACCGGCCCATGGCCTTCTCCTACTGA
- a CDS encoding LacI family transcriptional regulator translates to MTAAGKHQVSRTETPRRGGRQGRAGIRDVAAAAGVSITTVSDALNGKGRLPDATRRHVREVAERLGYRPSAAARTLRTGKSGLIGLTVTTYGDEPFTFTEFAYFAEMARAATSAALARGYALVILPATSRHDVWSNVALDGTVVIDPSDQDPVVTELVRQGLPVVSDGRPAGSLPVTAWVDNDHRAAVLDLLDHLAAAGARRIGLLTGTTTDTYTRLSTTAYLHWCERVGQDPVYESYPAHDPCAGAVAADRLLARPDRPDAVYGLFDPNGTDLLAAARRYGLRVPEDLLLVCCSESTVYATTEPPITTLSLKPRRIGTAVVQLLIDAIEGVDQDGPVERVIPTELIVRTSSQRRPPRTTVSAPRSPAGD, encoded by the coding sequence ATGACAGCAGCAGGGAAGCACCAGGTGAGCCGGACGGAGACCCCCCGGCGCGGCGGCAGGCAGGGACGTGCCGGAATCCGGGATGTGGCCGCCGCCGCCGGCGTCTCCATCACGACCGTCTCCGACGCGCTCAACGGCAAGGGCAGGCTCCCGGACGCCACCCGCCGCCATGTCCGCGAGGTCGCAGAGCGCCTGGGCTATCGCCCTTCCGCCGCGGCCCGAACGCTCCGTACCGGCAAGTCCGGCCTCATCGGCCTGACCGTGACGACATACGGGGATGAACCTTTCACCTTCACCGAGTTCGCGTACTTCGCGGAGATGGCGAGAGCCGCCACCTCCGCGGCCCTGGCCCGCGGCTACGCGCTGGTCATCCTCCCGGCCACCTCACGCCACGATGTCTGGTCGAACGTGGCACTCGACGGCACCGTCGTCATCGACCCCTCCGACCAGGACCCGGTCGTCACCGAGCTGGTCCGCCAGGGGCTGCCCGTGGTCTCCGACGGCCGCCCCGCCGGGTCGCTGCCGGTCACCGCCTGGGTGGACAACGACCACCGGGCCGCCGTACTCGACCTCCTCGACCATCTCGCCGCCGCCGGGGCCCGCCGCATCGGGCTGCTCACCGGCACCACCACCGACACGTACACCCGGCTCTCCACCACCGCCTACCTGCACTGGTGCGAGCGCGTGGGGCAGGACCCGGTCTACGAGTCCTATCCCGCGCACGACCCTTGCGCGGGCGCGGTGGCCGCGGACCGGCTGCTGGCCCGTCCGGACCGCCCGGACGCCGTCTACGGGCTCTTCGACCCCAACGGCACGGACCTGCTGGCCGCGGCCCGCCGCTACGGTCTGCGCGTCCCCGAGGACCTGCTGCTGGTCTGCTGCAGCGAGTCCACGGTCTACGCGACGACCGAGCCGCCCATCACGACGCTCTCGCTGAAGCCCCGGCGGATCGGCACGGCCGTCGTCCAGCTCCTCATCGACGCCATCGAGGGCGTCGACCAGGACGGTCCGGTGGAGCGGGTGATACCGACGGAGCTCATCGTCCGGACGTCCTCGCAACGCCGTCCGCCCCGCACCACGGTCAGTGCGCCGCGTTCCCCGGCAGGGGATTGA